The nucleotide window GATTTCCGACATCAAGATGCCGGAAATAGACGGGCTTCAGCTCCTGGATGAGATCCAGAAGGTCAACCCGCAGATTCGTGTCATCATGGTGACCGCTTTTGGTGACGTCCAGACCTACCTGAAGTCCATGCAGCTCGGCGCTCATGAGTATATCAACAAACCGATTCGGATCCAGGAACTCAAACGGGTGATCTCGACCATCATGGAACAGCCCTGATTAGTGATTGAAGGAACGGGATTTGGGTCATTGGGCATCTCTTTTTTGGTTCTTCTCCTCTACGAGCCATCGGCCATTTAGTGGGTAAAAAGGGTTTGAGGGTTCAAGGGTTCAAGTGAAATACTGAAACGTAAGCAAAATCTCCAGAGAAAAACACTGGAACCCTTGACCCCTGATGTTCTCACCCACTCTTTTGGAAATGATCCTCTTTTCTAAAAGCCCTCGATTACACGCTACTTGCTTCCACAGACCATCCATCAGGAATTTCATCTATGACATCCACGCTCCATCTCTGTCAAAAAAATCCATTAAGAACTTGACATTCGTCTCATCTCCCTTTAGATTAAGCTGAAGTAAACCCATTTAAGATATGAATTATGAAGCAATTCTTCTGCAATTCAACAAAACGATTTCCGATTTGCCTCTCTTTGCTTTTTATCTTTTTGATCCAAGAGCCTTCTGCCTTCGCCAAAAGATCTGCCGAGGATCTGTACCGTACAGCGAAAAAGAACGATACAGAACTCGAACAGTCCCCGGAAAAAGAAAAATTCAGGAGCCAGTGGGAGCGGGTCATCCATGGTTTCTTGATGGTTGCGGACCGCTACCCCAAATCCGGCCTGGCCGATGATGCGCTTTACCAAGCCGGCATGGTCACGCTGAAACTCAGGCAGATCTCCAGATCCTCCAGGGACACCGAATCTTCTCTCCAAATTTTTGAACGCTTGTCCAAGACCTATCCGGACAGCCGGTATGCGGACGATGCGCAATACATGATCGGTGAGATCTACCGGACCATTAAAAATGCTCCTGAAAAGGCGTACACGGCCTATGCGGAGATTCCGGAGAGGTTCCCTAAAGGGGACATGGTGAAGGGAGCCAAGGATCGGCTCTCCGAACTTCCGTCACCCGCTCCGGAGAAAGCAGAAGAATCGGATCCATCGAATGGATCCGAACCGTTAGATTCTTCGGACAAGCTGGATGAGCCGTCCGCATCGGATATGAAGATACCGGAACAGCCGGGGATAAACGAAACACCGGCAGCAACGGAAGAAGCAGAAACTCAGAAAAAAGAGGGGCTGCAAGAGGCACATGGAACCACGGAAAGACCAGAAACACCAGAAACACCAGAAACAAAAGGAAATGATCCCAATCAAAACAACGGTAATCCGGTCAACGGTCAGGTCCATGTCCTCGGTATCAGGCACTGGGCAGGAAGTGATTATGTCCGCGTGGTGATCGATCTGGACGGTCCGGTCCGCTTCAAACAGCAGCAGATCTCCAATCCGGACCGGGTCTTTGTGGACATTGAAAACACCCGTCTTTCCCGGGCGCTCAAAAAAGAGCCCATCCATGTCTCCAAAGGATACCTTAAAGCGATCCGGATGGGTCAGTTCAATGCCGATACATCCAGGGTGGTGCTGGACCTTGAGAAGATCAGAAATGTTTCGGTTTTCTATCTTTCAGACCCTGACCGGATCGTCATGGATGTGGCCGGGGACGAATCCACGACCGAAAGGTTGACAAGGATCCGCAGTAAATTAAAGCAGGGGAGCGGCACGCTCACCCTTTCGGAACAGCTCGGCATGAAGGTCGCCAAGGTTGTGCTCGACCCCGGCCATGGAGGCAAGGACCCGGGTTGCATCGGGAAGAGCGGCTTGATGGAGAAAGAGATCACCCTCGACGTGGCCAGACGGTTGAAAAAACTTCTAAAAGAGAATCTCAATCTGCAGGTGATCATGACCCGTGACCGGGATGTCTTTGTCCCGCTGGATGAACGGACAGCCATCGCGAACCGTGAAAAAGCCGACCTCTTTATCTCCATCCATGTCAATGCTGCCGAGGACCCATCACTGAGCGGCGTGGAGACCTGGTTCCTGGATTTTGCGGCCTCAGAGCGCGCCAAGAAGATCGCGGCGCGTGAAAACTTTTATTTTCAAAAACCGAGAAGTGATCTGGACAAGATCCTGAATGATCTCCTCTTCAACAGCAGGACGCAGGAGTCCAGCCGGCTGGCGGGAATTCTTCAAAATGATTTGACAAGCGGTCTGAATCAGAAATTCAAGGATATTCAGAACCATGGTGTGAAAGGGGCCCCATTTGTCGTCCTGGTAGGGGCCAGGATGCCGAGTGTCCTATCCGAGATCTCATTCATGAGCAACCCGACCGAGGAAAGGCGTTTGAAAAGCGCCAAATACCGTCATGATATAGCAAAAAGCCTGTTCAACGGCATTTTTAGGTATGTCAACTCTTCGGAATATGCGTCTTCGGCCAAGAGCCCCAAGAACCAGTCGGAGTGATGTTCTCATGATCACTGAGAAGGACAGGATTTGTATCGTCTGATCGCTCCCGCCGTCAACCTTCACCGTCAGTTGTCGTGATAGATGATCTGTTCCATCCCGAGTAAAGGCCTGTTTGTTATGGAACGAAACCTGAAGCTGATTATTGAGTATCAAGGGACCCGGTACCATGGCTGGCAGATCCAGCCCAATGGGATCAGCATTGAGGAGAAGATCGAGGAGATCCTGGAAAGGCTGACCGGCCAAAGGCCCAAGGTCATAGGCGCCGGCAGGACCGATGCAGGCGTTCATGCCGAAGGACAGACCGCCCATTTCAAGACCCTGAGTTCCATGGATTGCAAGGCCCTCCAGCGGGGAATGAATGCCCTGCTGCCTAACGACATTGTGGTCCTGAACGTTGAGGAAGCCGAGAGGGATTTTCATGCCCTGTTCAGTGCGAAAGGCAAGACGTATCGGTATGTGATCCTGAACCGCGCCCACCCATCCGTTTTTGAGCGGGATCGCTGCTGGCATATCTCACGTCGTCTGGATTTGGATGCCATGAGAGAGGGGGCCATGCCTCTGATCGGCCGGCACGATTTTTCGGCATTTCAGGCTTCGGGCTGTTGCGCCAGAAACCCGGTCCGGGAAATCCGCGGAATCGAAATCCATGCGAAGGACGGTTGGATATCGATCACCGTCTCTGCGAATGGATTCTTAAAATATATGGTCCGGAATATTGTGGGAACCTTGGTCGAGGTGGGGAGGGGGAAGATGGCCCCCATGGATGTCCAGAGAATCCTTGACAGCCGGGACAGGACCCAGGCCGGTCCTACGGCTCCGGCCCAAGGGCTCTTCCTGGTCTTTGTGGACTACGGCTGATCCGGCAGTTATTAAGGTTCTCATAATAGAAACGACATCATGTAGAAAATCCTTCCCCCGATAAACCCATTCGAGGGCAGGCTCTAACCTCCCTTTGCCCCTTCGACTGCGCTCAGGGCAGGCGCCGGGGAGGCATTTCCCCCTCTTTGGAAAAGAGGGGGAAGGACAGTAAATAGGGGACAGTAAATAGGGACAGCGCCCATTTATTGTTAGGGCACTTGTAATGAGACATACATTCTGCATAAATTCTTCCAATATGAAATCTAAAGATAGAAAAA belongs to Nitrospirae bacterium CG2_30_53_67 and includes:
- a CDS encoding tRNA pseudouridine(38-40) synthase TruA; protein product: MERNLKLIIEYQGTRYHGWQIQPNGISIEEKIEEILERLTGQRPKVIGAGRTDAGVHAEGQTAHFKTLSSMDCKALQRGMNALLPNDIVVLNVEEAERDFHALFSAKGKTYRYVILNRAHPSVFERDRCWHISRRLDLDAMREGAMPLIGRHDFSAFQASGCCARNPVREIRGIEIHAKDGWISITVSANGFLKYMVRNIVGTLVEVGRGKMAPMDVQRILDSRDRTQAGPTAPAQGLFLVFVDYG